In Streptococcus oralis, a single window of DNA contains:
- the pyrE gene encoding orotate phosphoribosyltransferase, translating to MTLAKDIASHLLKIQAVYLKPEEPFTWASGIKSPIYTDNRVTLAYPETRSLIENGFVEAIKAEFPEVEVIAGTATAGIPHGAIIADKMNLPFAYIRSKPKDHGAGNQIEGRVAQGQKMVVVEDLISTGGSVLEAVAAAKREGADVLGVVAIFSYQLPKADKNFADAGVKLVTLSNYSELIHLAQEEGYITPEGLDLLKRFKEDQENWQNA from the coding sequence ATGACACTTGCTAAAGATATCGCTAGCCACCTCTTGAAAATCCAAGCCGTTTACCTCAAACCAGAGGAACCTTTCACTTGGGCATCTGGTATCAAATCGCCGATTTATACTGATAACCGTGTGACACTAGCCTATCCAGAGACTCGTAGCTTGATTGAAAATGGTTTTGTGGAAGCTATTAAAGCTGAATTTCCAGAAGTAGAAGTGATTGCAGGAACTGCGACAGCAGGAATTCCACACGGAGCTATTATCGCTGACAAGATGAACTTGCCTTTTGCCTACATCCGCAGCAAACCAAAAGACCACGGAGCAGGCAACCAAATCGAAGGTCGCGTAGCACAAGGTCAAAAGATGGTTGTTGTTGAAGACCTCATTTCAACGGGTGGGTCTGTTCTTGAAGCCGTAGCAGCAGCTAAACGCGAAGGAGCTGATGTGCTTGGTGTCGTAGCGATTTTCAGTTATCAATTGCCAAAAGCTGATAAGAATTTTGCGGATGCTGGTGTCAAACTTGTGACGCTTTCTAACTACAGTGAACTGATCCACCTAGCCCAAGAAGAAGGTTACATCACGCCAGAAGGACTCGACCTCCTAAAACGCTTTAAAGAAGACCAAGAAAATTGGCAAAATGCCTAA
- a CDS encoding amino acid ABC transporter ATP-binding protein, which yields MSETILEIKDLKKSFGDNPILQGLSLQIKKGEVVVILGPSGCGKSTLLRCLNGLETIQGGDILLDGQSIIGNQKNFHLVRQKIGMVFQSYELFPHLDVLQNLILGPIKAQGRDKKEVTAEALQLLERVGLLDKKDSFARQLSGGQKQRVAIIRALLMHPEIILFDEVTASLDPEMVREVLELINDLAQEGRTMILVTHEMQFAQAIADRIIFLDQGKIAEEGTAQDFFTNPQTKRAQEFLNVFDFSQFGSYL from the coding sequence ATGTCTGAAACTATTTTAGAAATCAAGGACCTAAAAAAATCCTTCGGAGACAATCCTATCCTCCAAGGTCTATCCTTGCAAATCAAAAAAGGGGAGGTTGTGGTTATTCTTGGGCCATCTGGTTGCGGAAAAAGCACTCTCCTTCGTTGCCTCAATGGTCTAGAAACCATTCAAGGTGGAGATATTCTTCTGGATGGCCAGTCCATTATTGGCAATCAGAAAAACTTTCACCTGGTTCGTCAAAAGATTGGCATGGTCTTTCAAAGTTATGAACTCTTTCCTCACCTAGATGTCCTTCAAAACCTCATCCTAGGCCCTATCAAAGCTCAGGGACGAGACAAGAAAGAAGTAACGGCGGAAGCTTTGCAACTACTGGAACGTGTGGGTTTGCTTGATAAAAAAGACAGTTTTGCTCGCCAATTATCTGGGGGACAGAAACAACGAGTGGCGATTATCCGTGCCCTTCTCATGCATCCAGAAATTATCCTCTTTGACGAAGTGACGGCTTCACTGGATCCAGAAATGGTGCGTGAAGTTCTGGAACTCATAAATGACTTGGCTCAAGAAGGGCGCACCATGATTCTGGTAACCCACGAAATGCAGTTTGCCCAAGCTATTGCAGATCGCATTATCTTCCTCGACCAAGGGAAAATTGCTGAAGAAGGAACGGCTCAAGACTTCTTTACCAACCCACAAACCAAACGAGCACAGGAATTTTTAAACGTCTTTGACTTTAGCCAGTTCGGCTCATATCTATAA
- a CDS encoding cell division protein FtsQ/DivIB has translation MSKDKKKESNKKQELSEWQKRNQEYLKKKAEEEAALAEEKEKEKQARKEANSKLLEESKKSSSESVEEASSPSKEPSEKEEKSQKDAPKVKEEKEKKKKEKPKKPEKPAKPKIAPVHIWRAVSILVPSVLVLLLSVYLLTPLSTIKNIEVKGNSNTQADDIKQASGIQDSDYTLALLLDKETYAERIKSNHWIESAKIDYQFPTNFTIEVKEFDIVGYYVSGEEHYPILSSGTVESTPVDRLNLPETYLTVTFNDEQQVKKLITGLSTISEDIKSQIQKIELAPSKATADLLKITMLDTDEILVPLSELSKKLPYYSKIKPQLSEPSVVDMEAGVYSYTIADKLIEEAEEKAKQEAKEAEKKKQEEEKKKQEEQGNQSQTSQQSQSR, from the coding sequence ATGTCAAAGGATAAGAAAAAAGAATCAAACAAGAAGCAAGAATTGTCTGAATGGCAGAAACGAAACCAGGAATACCTGAAGAAGAAGGCTGAGGAAGAAGCTGCCCTAGCTGAAGAGAAGGAAAAGGAAAAACAAGCTCGTAAGGAAGCCAACTCGAAACTACTGGAGGAATCCAAGAAATCATCGAGTGAGTCAGTTGAGGAAGCCTCAAGTCCAAGCAAGGAACCATCCGAAAAAGAAGAAAAATCTCAAAAGGATGCCCCTAAAGTCAAAGAGGAAAAAGAGAAGAAGAAAAAAGAAAAACCCAAAAAACCAGAGAAACCAGCCAAGCCTAAAATTGCGCCTGTTCATATTTGGCGAGCTGTGAGTATCTTGGTACCCAGTGTCCTGGTCCTTCTTCTTTCAGTCTATCTATTGACTCCACTTTCGACCATCAAAAATATCGAGGTTAAGGGAAATAGTAACACGCAGGCGGATGACATCAAACAGGCTTCTGGGATTCAAGATAGCGACTATACTTTAGCTCTATTGTTGGATAAGGAAACATACGCTGAGCGAATCAAGTCCAATCATTGGATAGAATCAGCGAAGATTGACTATCAATTTCCGACTAACTTTACGATTGAGGTCAAGGAATTCGATATTGTCGGTTATTATGTGTCTGGTGAAGAACATTATCCTATTCTGTCTAGTGGTACAGTAGAGTCAACTCCTGTTGATCGCTTAAACTTGCCTGAGACTTATCTGACAGTTACCTTTAACGATGAGCAGCAGGTGAAAAAGCTGATAACAGGATTGTCTACCATCAGTGAGGATATCAAGAGTCAAATCCAGAAAATCGAATTAGCGCCGAGCAAGGCAACAGCAGATCTTTTAAAAATTACCATGCTGGATACAGATGAGATTTTGGTTCCTTTATCAGAATTGAGCAAGAAATTGCCTTATTACAGCAAAATCAAGCCACAATTGTCAGAACCGAGTGTAGTCGATATGGAAGCTGGAGTATACAGCTATACGATAGCGGATAAATTGATAGAAGAGGCTGAGGAAAAAGCCAAACAAGAGGCCAAGGAAGCTGAGAAGAAAAAACAGGAAGAAGAAAAGAAAAAACAAGAAGAACAAGGAAATCAAAGCCAAACGAGCCAGCAATCACAGAGTCGTTAG
- a CDS encoding amino acid ABC transporter permease, producing MQDSGMQVLFQGNNLLRILQGLGVTIGISILSVLLSMIFGTVMGIIMTYHSRVIRFLTRFYLEFIRIMPQLVLLFIVYFGLARNFNINISGETSAIIVFTLWGTAEMGDLVRGAITSLPKHQFESGQALGLTNFQLYYHIIIPQVLRRLLPQAINLVTRMIKTTSLVVLIGVVEVTKVGQQIIDSNRLTIPTASFWIYGTILVLYFAVCFPISKLSTHLEKHWRN from the coding sequence ATGCAGGATTCGGGAATGCAAGTACTCTTTCAGGGAAATAATCTCCTGCGTATTCTACAGGGATTGGGTGTCACGATTGGAATTTCCATTCTCTCCGTCCTTCTATCAATGATTTTCGGAACAGTCATGGGAATCATCATGACCTACCATTCTAGAGTTATTCGTTTTTTAACACGCTTTTATCTGGAATTTATCCGTATCATGCCCCAGCTGGTACTACTTTTCATCGTTTATTTCGGCTTAGCTCGAAACTTTAATATCAATATCTCAGGCGAGACTTCGGCTATTATTGTTTTTACCCTCTGGGGTACAGCTGAAATGGGGGACTTGGTACGTGGAGCCATCACTTCTCTCCCTAAACATCAGTTTGAAAGCGGACAGGCTCTGGGCTTGACCAACTTCCAACTTTACTATCACATTATCATTCCACAGGTCTTGAGAAGACTACTACCACAAGCCATCAATCTTGTCACTCGTATGATCAAAACGACTTCCTTAGTTGTCTTGATTGGGGTTGTGGAAGTTACCAAGGTTGGACAACAAATCATTGACAGCAATCGCTTGACAATCCCAACCGCTTCCTTTTGGATTTATGGAACCATTCTGGTCCTGTATTTCGCAGTCTGTTTTCCTATTTCCAAACTATCCACTCACTTAGAAAAACATTGGAGGAACTAA
- a CDS encoding amino acid ABC transporter permease — protein MDWSIVEQYLPLYQKAFFLTLHIAVWGILGSFLVGLIVSVIRHYRVPIFSQLATAYIELSRNTPLLIQLFFLYFGLPRIGIVLSSEVCATVGLIFLGGSYMAESFRSGLEAVSQTQHEIGLAIGLTPVQVFRYVVLPQATAVALPSFSANVIFLIKETSVFSAVALADLMYVAKDLIGLYYETDIALAMLVVAYLIMLLPISLVFSWIERRLRHAGFGNASTLSGK, from the coding sequence TTGGATTGGTCCATTGTTGAACAATATTTACCGCTCTATCAAAAGGCATTCTTTCTGACCTTACATATCGCAGTTTGGGGAATTCTGGGTTCTTTTCTTGTTGGTCTAATCGTTAGTGTCATTCGGCATTATCGCGTTCCTATCTTTTCACAGCTAGCAACAGCCTACATCGAATTGTCACGAAACACGCCCCTTTTGATTCAACTCTTCTTCCTCTACTTCGGGCTTCCCCGAATAGGGATTGTTCTTTCTTCAGAAGTCTGTGCAACAGTTGGGCTCATCTTTTTAGGTGGCTCCTACATGGCTGAATCTTTCAGAAGCGGACTGGAAGCAGTTAGTCAAACCCAGCACGAGATTGGTCTAGCCATCGGTCTAACGCCTGTACAGGTCTTTCGCTATGTGGTTCTTCCGCAAGCGACTGCGGTTGCTCTACCGTCCTTTAGTGCCAATGTCATTTTTCTCATCAAAGAAACCTCTGTCTTCTCTGCGGTAGCCTTAGCCGATCTCATGTACGTCGCCAAGGACTTGATTGGACTCTATTATGAGACAGACATTGCACTAGCCATGTTGGTAGTTGCTTACCTGATCATGCTTCTACCCATCTCTCTAGTCTTTAGCTGGATAGAAAGGAGGCTCCGCCATGCAGGATTCGGGAATGCAAGTACTCTTTCAGGGAAATAA
- a CDS encoding cysteine ABC transporter substrate-binding protein: MKIIKPILTVFALAFTLIFVTACSSSGSSDASSGKTTAKARTIDEIKKSGELRIAVFGDKKPFGYVDNDGSYQGYDIELGNQLAQDLGVKVKYVSVDAANRAEYLISNKVDITLANFTVTDERKKQVDFALPYMKVSLGVVSPKDKVIKDVKELEGKTLIVTKGTTAETYFEKNHPEVKLQKYDQYSDAYQALLDGRGDAFSTDNTEVLAWALENKGYEVGISSLGDPDTIAPAVQKGNQELLDYINQEIEKLGKENFFHKAYEKTLHPTYGDAAKADDLVVEGGKVD, translated from the coding sequence ATGAAAATCATCAAACCAATTCTAACTGTTTTTGCCCTAGCCTTTACGCTTATCTTTGTCACAGCTTGTAGCTCAAGTGGAAGCTCTGATGCTTCATCAGGAAAAACAACCGCCAAGGCCCGCACTATCGACGAAATCAAAAAAAGCGGTGAGCTACGAATCGCCGTATTTGGAGACAAAAAACCATTTGGTTATGTTGATAACGACGGTTCCTACCAAGGCTACGATATCGAATTGGGCAACCAACTGGCTCAAGACCTTGGTGTAAAGGTTAAATACGTCTCTGTTGATGCTGCCAACCGCGCTGAATACTTGATTTCAAACAAGGTGGATATCACACTTGCCAACTTCACAGTTACTGACGAACGTAAGAAACAAGTTGACTTTGCCCTTCCTTACATGAAAGTTTCCCTCGGTGTCGTGTCACCAAAAGATAAAGTCATCAAAGACGTTAAAGAATTAGAAGGTAAAACCTTGATTGTTACAAAGGGAACGACTGCTGAAACTTATTTTGAGAAAAATCACCCAGAAGTAAAACTCCAAAAATACGACCAATATAGCGATGCCTACCAAGCCCTTCTTGACGGACGTGGAGATGCCTTCTCTACTGACAATACGGAAGTCCTAGCTTGGGCACTTGAAAACAAAGGATATGAAGTCGGAATTTCTTCCCTCGGAGATCCAGATACTATTGCGCCAGCAGTTCAAAAGGGGAATCAAGAACTTCTTGACTACATCAACCAAGAAATTGAAAAACTTGGTAAAGAAAACTTCTTCCACAAAGCTTATGAAAAAACACTTCACCCAACCTACGGTGACGCTGCTAAGGCAGATGATCTAGTTGTTGAAGGTGGAAAAGTAGACTAA
- a CDS encoding UDP-N-acetylglucosamine--N-acetylmuramyl-(pentapeptide) pyrophosphoryl-undecaprenol N-acetylglucosamine transferase — protein MKKIVFTGGGTVGHVTLNLLLMPKFIEDGWEVHYIGDKHGIEHQEILKSGLDVTFHSIATGKLRRYFSWQNMLDVFKVGWGIVQSLFIMLRLRPQALFSKGGFVSVPPVIAARVSGVPVFIHESDLSMGLANKIAYKFATKMYSTFEQAAGLAKVEHVGAVTKVSDQKTPEPDELVDIQTHFDPKLPTVLFVGGSAGARVFNQLVTDHKQELTERYNIINLTGDSSLNELSQNLFRVDYVTDLYQPLMEMADVVVTRGGANTIFELLAMAKLHLIVPLGREASRGDQIENAAYFVKKGYAEELQESDLTLESLEAKLSHLLSHKDQYQASMKASTELKSLADFYDLLRKDLA, from the coding sequence ATGAAAAAAATTGTCTTTACAGGTGGGGGGACGGTTGGACACGTCACCCTCAACCTCTTATTAATGCCCAAGTTCATCGAAGACGGCTGGGAAGTTCACTATATTGGTGATAAACACGGAATCGAACACCAAGAAATCCTCAAGTCAGGTTTGGATGTTACTTTCCATTCTATTGCGACTGGGAAGTTGCGTCGTTATTTTTCTTGGCAAAATATGCTGGATGTCTTCAAAGTTGGTTGGGGAATTGTTCAATCGCTCTTTATCATGTTACGACTGCGTCCACAGGCTCTTTTTTCTAAGGGAGGATTTGTCTCTGTACCGCCGGTTATCGCAGCGCGAGTGTCAGGAGTGCCTGTCTTTATTCATGAATCGGACCTTTCTATGGGCTTAGCCAATAAAATTGCCTATAAATTTGCGACTAAGATGTATTCGACATTTGAGCAGGCTGCTGGTCTCGCAAAAGTCGAGCATGTGGGGGCAGTGACCAAGGTTTCAGACCAAAAAACTCCTGAACCAGATGAATTGGTGGATATCCAAACCCACTTTGATCCTAAATTGCCAACGGTATTGTTTGTTGGTGGTTCTGCAGGAGCTCGTGTATTTAACCAATTGGTGACAGATCATAAGCAAGAACTGACCGAACGCTACAATATTATCAATCTCACTGGAGATTCAAGCCTCAATGAGTTGAGTCAAAATCTCTTTCGTGTTGATTATGTGACGGATCTCTATCAACCCTTGATGGAGATGGCAGATGTGGTGGTGACGCGTGGCGGTGCCAATACGATTTTCGAGCTCTTGGCCATGGCGAAACTCCATCTCATCGTACCATTGGGTCGTGAAGCAAGTCGTGGAGATCAGATTGAAAATGCAGCCTACTTTGTTAAGAAAGGCTACGCAGAAGAACTTCAAGAAAGTGACTTGACCTTGGAAAGCTTGGAGGCGAAACTCAGTCACTTGCTTAGTCACAAGGACCAATACCAAGCTAGCATGAAAGCTTCGACTGAATTGAAATCTCTTGCAGATTTTTACGATCTACTAAGAAAAGACCTAGCATAA
- the pyrF gene encoding orotidine-5'-phosphate decarboxylase has product MREHRPVIALDFPSFEAVKEFLSLFPAEESLYLKVGMELYYAEGPEVVRYLKSLGHSVFLDLKLHDIPNTVKSAMKVLSQLGVDMTNVHAAGGVEMMKAAREGLGTQAKLIAVTQLTSTSESQMQDFQNIQTSLQESVIHYAKKTAEAGLNGVVCSAQEVQLIKQATNPDFICLTPGIRPAGAAVGDQKRVMTPADAYQIGSDYIVVGRPITQAEDPVAAYHAIKDEWNQDRN; this is encoded by the coding sequence ATGCGTGAACATCGTCCAGTTATTGCTCTTGATTTTCCTAGTTTTGAGGCAGTCAAGGAATTTTTATCTCTTTTCCCAGCAGAAGAAAGTCTTTATCTAAAAGTAGGGATGGAGCTTTATTATGCGGAAGGTCCAGAAGTTGTCCGTTATTTGAAGTCACTGGGGCATAGTGTCTTTTTGGATCTCAAGCTACATGACATTCCAAATACAGTCAAATCTGCCATGAAGGTCTTGTCTCAGCTTGGTGTGGACATGACTAACGTTCATGCTGCAGGTGGTGTGGAGATGATGAAGGCTGCGCGTGAAGGTCTAGGGACACAAGCTAAATTGATCGCTGTGACCCAGCTTACATCAACGTCGGAAAGCCAGATGCAGGATTTTCAAAATATCCAAACCAGCCTGCAAGAGTCTGTGATTCACTATGCCAAGAAGACAGCTGAAGCGGGCTTGAATGGTGTCGTTTGCTCGGCTCAGGAAGTGCAACTCATCAAGCAGGCCACCAATCCAGATTTCATCTGTCTGACACCAGGTATTCGTCCGGCAGGAGCTGCGGTTGGAGACCAAAAACGTGTCATGACACCAGCGGATGCCTATCAAATCGGTAGTGACTATATCGTAGTAGGACGTCCGATTACCCAAGCTGAGGATCCTGTTGCAGCTTATCATGCTATCAAGGATGAATGGAACCAAGACAGAAATTAA
- the lctO gene encoding L-lactate oxidase encodes MSYKTSNAEGPVDFINTYDLEPMAQQVIPKAAFGYIASGAEDTFTLRENIRAFNHKLIVPHTLCDVENPSTEIEFAGEKLSSPIIMAPVAAHKLANEQGEVATARGVHEFGSLYTTSSYSTVDLPEITEALQGTPHWFQFYFSKDDGINRHIMDRVKAEGYKAIVLTADATVGGNREVDKRNGFVFPVGMPIVEEYLPEGAGKSMDFVYKSAKQRLSPRDVEFIAEYSGLPVYVKGPQCREDVERSLAAGASGIWVTNHGGRQIDGGPASFDSLQEVAEAVDKRVPIVFDSGVRRGQHVFKALASGADLVAIGRPVIYGLALGGSVGVRQVFEHLNAELKTVMQLSGTQTIEDVKHFKLRHNPYNPTFPVDPRDLKLY; translated from the coding sequence ATGTCATATAAAACAAGCAATGCAGAAGGACCTGTAGATTTTATTAACACTTATGATTTGGAGCCAATGGCGCAACAAGTCATTCCTAAAGCTGCCTTTGGTTATATCGCTAGTGGAGCAGAGGATACTTTCACTCTACGCGAGAACATCCGTGCCTTTAACCACAAACTTATTGTTCCTCATACGCTTTGTGATGTTGAAAATCCAAGTACAGAGATTGAATTTGCAGGTGAAAAATTATCTTCACCAATTATTATGGCGCCTGTTGCGGCTCATAAATTGGCAAATGAGCAGGGGGAAGTAGCCACTGCGCGTGGTGTGCATGAATTTGGTTCTCTCTATACAACTAGTTCCTACTCTACCGTTGACCTTCCAGAAATTACGGAAGCTCTTCAAGGGACACCTCATTGGTTCCAATTTTACTTTAGTAAGGATGACGGCATTAACCGCCATATCATGGACCGTGTGAAGGCTGAAGGCTACAAAGCGATTGTCTTGACGGCGGATGCAACTGTAGGGGGCAATCGTGAGGTCGACAAGCGCAATGGTTTTGTCTTCCCAGTTGGCATGCCGATTGTTGAGGAATACCTGCCAGAAGGTGCTGGAAAATCAATGGACTTTGTTTACAAATCAGCCAAACAACGCTTGTCTCCACGTGATGTCGAATTTATCGCTGAATATTCAGGACTTCCTGTCTATGTCAAGGGGCCACAATGCCGTGAAGACGTTGAACGTTCGCTTGCCGCAGGTGCTTCTGGTATCTGGGTAACCAACCACGGTGGCCGCCAAATCGATGGTGGACCAGCATCCTTTGACTCGCTTCAAGAAGTAGCTGAAGCAGTTGATAAACGTGTGCCAATTGTCTTTGACTCTGGTGTTCGTCGCGGTCAACACGTCTTTAAAGCCTTGGCTTCAGGAGCAGACTTGGTAGCTATTGGTCGCCCTGTGATCTATGGTTTGGCTCTTGGTGGTAGTGTTGGTGTGCGTCAAGTCTTTGAGCACTTAAATGCAGAATTGAAGACAGTCATGCAATTATCTGGAACTCAGACTATTGAGGATGTCAAACACTTCAAACTCCGTCACAACCCATACAACCCAACATTCCCAGTCGACCCTCGTGACTTAAAATTGTATTGA